In Lytechinus variegatus isolate NC3 chromosome 12, Lvar_3.0, whole genome shotgun sequence, a single window of DNA contains:
- the LOC121424905 gene encoding ornithine aminotransferase, mitochondrial-like, protein MMSRYCSPLLRRISSQQLVRSQSTVPSQAAVSKLTSDQVFERESRYGAHNYHPLPVALAKAKGVHVWDVEGKRYLDFLSAYSAVNQGHNHPKIVKAMQDQCEVLSLTSRAFYNDVLGEYEEYITKMFGYDKVLPMNTGVEGGETACKLARKWGYKVKGVPNNQARVVFAEGNFWGRTMAAVSSSTDPDCYEGFGPYMPGFDIVPYNDLGALDKATQDPTVVAYMVEPIQGEAGVRVPDAGYLQGVRDICTKNNVLFIADEVQTGLARTGKRLCIDHDNVRPDIVILGKALSGGMYPVSAILADDEIMLTIRPGEHGSTYGGNPLACKIAMAALEVLEEEKLAENAERLGKIVRSELSQLDDNIVTTVRGKGLLNAVIIKETPQYDAWQVCLRLRDNGLLAKPTHGDIIRLAPPLTLTDAELEESLGIIKNTILSFL, encoded by the exons CGAGAGGGAGTCTCGGTATGGAGCTCACAACTACCACCCGCTCCCTGTGGCACTTGCAAAGGCTAAAG GTGTGCATGTGTGGGATGTAGAAGGGAAGCGGTACTTGGACTTCCTGAGTGCATACAGTGCAGTGAACCAAGGTCACAACCACCCCAAGATAGTCAAGGCCATGCAGGATCAGTGTGAAGTCCTCTCCCTGACATCCAGGGCATTCTACAATGATGTCCTGGGAGAGTATGAAGAATACATCACCAAAATGTTTGGATATGACAAAGTACTTCCCATGAATACAG GTGTGGAAGGGGGCGAAACAGCCTGCAAGCTGGCCCGCAAGTGGGGCTACAAAGTGAAGGGTGTCCCCAATAACCAGGCTCGTGTCGTTTTCGCAGAGGGTAACTTTTGGGGTCGAACAATGGCTGCTGTCTCAAGTTCTACAGATCCAGATTGCTACGAGGGCTTTGGACCCTACATGCCTGGCTTCGACATTGTTCCCTATAATGATTTGGGAGCTTTAGAT AAAGCGACTCAGGATCCGACTGTCGTAGCATACATGGTAGAACCAATCCAAGGTGAAGCCGGAGTCAGGGTCCCAGATGCAGGCTATCTTCAAGGTGTCAGAGATATCTGCACAAAGAATAAT GTTCTGTTCATTGCTGATGAAGTACAGACAGGGCTAGCCAGAACAGGGAAGCGTCTGTGTATTGACCATGACAATGTTCGTCCAGATATTGTCATCCTCGGCAAGGCTCTATCCGGAGGCATGTATCCT GTATCTGCTATTCTTGCTGACGATGAGATTATGTTGACCATTAGACCAGGTGAACATGGGTCTACATATGGAGGTAACCCGCTGGCATGTAAGATCGCTATGGCTGCTCTTGAG GTTCTTGAGGAGGAGAAACTGGCAGAAAATGCAGAGCGTCTTGGGAAGATTGTACGATCTGAACTGAGCCAACTAGATGATAACATTGTGACAACAGTGAGAGGCAAGGGTCTGCTCAATGCTGTTATTATCAAGGAAACACCAC AATATGATGCATGGCAGGTCTGTCTGCGTCTCCGTGACAACGGTCTCCTGGCCAAGCCCACTCATGGTGACATCATCAGACTGGCTCCACCCCTTACTCTGACTGATGCTGAGCTCGAAGAAAGCCTTGGCATCATCAAGAACACCATCCTTTCTTTCCTGTAA
- the LOC121424904 gene encoding uncharacterized protein LOC121424904 translates to MDQDAYDDKIEEILQDKDTYSKLNRDPTQANERKINQQLLTLHRSDALPKALYFQLRSSSAKSPILFGQPKIHKPNTPLRPIISTRGSPCYNTARHLANILQPLVGQTQHHVTNSKHFIDVISKTKIRPSDTLVSFDVVSLFTSVPVDQACDIIKQRLITDSDLASRTNLTPDQIHDLLLTCLNSNSFKWRNNYYKQLQGAAMGSPLSPIIANIFMEHFEHQALKTADKPPSLWLRYVDDTFVIWPHSTPDLHQFLNHLNNQHPSIKFTMETQRDNSIPFLDVLITKTPSGFPSHQVYRKPTHTDRYLNFRSHHHPSIHQSVANTLIRRAHQLSDKAHLHQELKHVTNALTTINHYPRRRIKTQPPNHQPSTDSTENPSETKPVATIVLPYIGKTSHRLQRILHSANILVRHQSSRKLHSILHSHKDKHPSNKQPGVYKIPCDCGKVYIGETGRDFDTRLKEHKTHHRRSDWDRSAIVKHAQQENHRIEWERSHLITNIRHWNTRRVREAIEIHQHNTVPQDPGLHINSIWHPILRHHQTSNQSTNNQPSTVTPPSPPTQHSSLIASPTQPGTPPTHTPPPPTPRYNLRRRPNTSSVHQATHSLPPKLTRRVRRPTHTERHH, encoded by the coding sequence ATGGACCAAGACGCATACGATGACAAGATCGAAGAGATTCTCCAAGACAAGGACACCTACTCCAAACTCAACAGAGACCCAACTCAGGCCAACGAAAGGAAAATCAACCAACAACTGCTGACCCTACACCGATCCGATGCACTACCCAAGGCACTCTACTTCCAACTCAGATCGTCTTCAGCCAAGTCACCTATCTTATTCGGACAACCCAAGATACACAAGCCTAACACTCCTCTCCGCCCTATCATCTCCACTCGTGGGTCACCCTGCTACAACACAGCACGCCATCTGGCCAACATCCTCCAACCACTTGTAGGCCAGACCCAGCACCATGTCACCAACTCCAAGCACTTCATAGACGTCATCTCCAAAACCAAGATCCGGCCCTCCGACACACTCGTCAGCTTTGATGTCGTCTCCCTCTTCACCAGCGTACCTGTAGACCAagcatgtgacatcatcaagcaACGCCTGATCACCGACTCAGACCTAGCATCCAGAACCAATCTCACACCAGACCAGATCCACGACCTCCTCCTCACCTGTCTCAACTCCAACTCCTTCAAATGGCGCAACAACTACTACAAACAACTACAAGGAGCAGCCATGGGGTCACCTCTCTCACCAATCATCGCTAACATCTTCATGGAACACTTTGAGCACCAAGCACTCAAGACTGCGGACAAACCTCCTTCACTCTGGCTCCGCTACGTCGACGACACCTTTGTCATCTGGCCGCACAGCACACCCGACCTTCACCAGTTTCTCAACCACCTCAACAACCAGCACCCCAGCATCAAGTTCACCATGGAGACCCAACGCGACAACTCAATTCCATTTCTAGACGTTCTCATCACTAAGACACCGTCTGGATTCCCATCTCACCAGGTGTACCGGAAACCTACCCACACAGACCGCTACCTCAACTTCCGCTCACACCACCACCCGTCCATCCACCAATCAGTCGCCAACACACTCATCAGACGAGCCCACCAACTCAGCGACAAGGCACACTTACATCAAGAACTCAAGCACGTGACCAATGCACTCACCACCATCAACCACTACCCCAGAAGAAGGATCAAGACTCAACCACCCAACCATCAACCCAGCACCGACAGCACCGAAAACCCATCCGAAACCAAGCCCGTCGCCACCATAGTACTACCCTACATCGGCAAGACTTCACACCGACTACAACGCATCCTTCACTCTGCCAACATCCTCGTCAGACACCAATCCTCTCGAAAACTACACTCCATCCTTCACTCTCATAAGGACAAGCACCCATCCAACAAACAACCAGGCGTCTACAAGATCCCCTGCGACTGCGGTAAAGTCTACATTGGGGAAACCGGCCGAGACTTCGACACCAGACTCAAGGAACACAAGACCCACCACCGACGCAGCGACTGGGACCGATCCGCCATCGTCAAGCACGCACAACAAGAGAATCACCGCATAGAATGGGAAAGGAGCCACCTAATCACCAACATCCGGCACTGGAATACCAGAAGGGTCAGGGAAGCCATTGAGATACATCAACACAACACTGTGCCTCAAGACCCTGGCCTCCACATCAACAGCATCTGGCACCCAATCCTACGTCACCATCAAACTTCTAACCAATCCACAAACAACCAGCCGTCCACCGTCACTCCACCGAGCCCTCCTACCCAACACAGCAGTCTGATTGCATCACCAACTCAACCAGGGACTCCGCCGACACACACACCACCGCCACCGACACCTCGCTACAACCTCCGCCGACGACCCAACACCTCATCCGTACACCAGGCCACCCACTCACTCCCGCCGAAGCTCACCCGACGAGTCCGCCGACCAACACACACAGAACGCCACCATTGA